The following coding sequences lie in one Thermosinus carboxydivorans Nor1 genomic window:
- a CDS encoding stage V sporulation protein D, with protein sequence MAPTSSHVTIRKRVAILFLCATAIMAGLVCRLAYLQFYKSAWLAENAVDQRVRDIPVEAKRGIIFDRNGRELAISISTESVYAIPAEIRNHEETAAKLAAILALDANNLAAKLKKRQAFMWVKRKIDVNTAKAVKMLNLPGIGLTQESQRYYPQDNVAAHILGFTGIDSQGLDGVELTFDNYLRGRPGSIVVEYDARGQEIPQATHRFVPPTDGYNIYLTIDIVIQQIVERELERVMKDTQAKAATIIIMKPDTGEILALANRPDYNPNRFAEYSPKLWRNVAVSNAYEPGSTFKIITSAAAMSEKVVKLEDRFFDPGSVEVQGRHIRCWKHGGHGSQNFTQVVENSCNVGFVNIGLRLGSEAFYDYIEEFGFGRLTGIDLPGEAKGILIDKTKVKPINIATMAIGQSIAVTPIQLLTAVSAVANDGQLNRPQIVREVRDKSGQIIRGFQVDVINRVMEASVARELKGILEKVVEEGTGRNAYIEGFRIGGKTGTAQKVGGGGYLPDKYVASFVGFAPADHPQVAMLVIIDEPVGLYYGGQIAAPVFAAVMKDVLPYLKVAPQASASDGSESKEAHIVVPSVINLPVRDAIQSLQKAGLASRIEEAGDRIADQIPKPGSRVPKNSTILLYTQTPRYLAGEVTVPDCTGKSLIEATNLLAELGLSIKPNGYGPKALRQDPAPGSKAVVGSVVTIYFE encoded by the coding sequence GTGGCGCCTACTTCGTCCCATGTTACCATTCGGAAGAGAGTGGCTATTCTGTTTCTTTGTGCCACGGCCATCATGGCAGGGCTTGTCTGTCGCTTAGCCTATTTGCAATTTTATAAAAGCGCCTGGCTGGCCGAGAATGCCGTAGACCAGCGGGTGAGAGATATTCCCGTTGAGGCTAAGCGGGGTATTATTTTTGACCGGAACGGCAGAGAACTGGCAATAAGTATTAGTACCGAGTCCGTCTATGCCATCCCCGCCGAAATACGCAATCATGAAGAAACAGCAGCCAAACTGGCTGCTATTTTAGCGTTGGATGCCAATAATTTGGCCGCAAAATTAAAAAAGCGGCAGGCTTTTATGTGGGTCAAACGCAAGATTGATGTTAATACCGCTAAAGCCGTAAAGATGCTTAATTTGCCGGGAATTGGTCTAACCCAGGAAAGTCAGCGTTATTATCCCCAAGACAATGTAGCCGCCCATATCCTAGGATTTACCGGTATTGACAGCCAGGGCCTGGATGGTGTGGAGCTGACTTTTGACAACTACCTGCGGGGTCGGCCAGGAAGCATTGTCGTAGAATATGATGCCCGCGGACAGGAAATACCCCAAGCGACCCACCGCTTTGTTCCGCCTACCGACGGCTATAATATTTATTTAACTATTGACATTGTGATTCAGCAAATTGTCGAGCGGGAACTGGAACGGGTCATGAAGGATACCCAGGCCAAGGCGGCTACAATTATTATCATGAAGCCCGACACGGGAGAAATATTGGCCTTGGCCAACCGACCGGATTACAATCCGAACAGGTTTGCCGAATACTCGCCGAAACTGTGGCGGAACGTGGCTGTTTCAAACGCCTATGAGCCCGGTTCAACCTTTAAAATTATTACGTCGGCGGCTGCCATGAGCGAGAAGGTGGTCAAACTTGAAGACCGGTTTTTTGATCCGGGATCGGTAGAAGTGCAGGGACGGCATATTCGCTGCTGGAAGCATGGCGGCCATGGCAGTCAAAATTTCACTCAGGTAGTGGAAAACTCATGTAACGTTGGCTTTGTTAACATAGGTCTGCGTTTGGGAAGTGAAGCTTTTTACGATTATATTGAGGAGTTTGGCTTTGGACGGTTAACTGGCATTGATCTTCCCGGTGAAGCCAAAGGTATTCTAATTGACAAGACGAAGGTTAAGCCCATTAATATTGCTACCATGGCCATTGGCCAGAGTATTGCCGTTACGCCTATTCAACTACTGACCGCAGTTTCGGCCGTTGCCAATGACGGTCAGCTTAACCGGCCGCAAATTGTTCGCGAAGTGCGTGATAAATCAGGCCAAATAATACGAGGTTTCCAGGTTGACGTTATAAATCGGGTGATGGAAGCGTCTGTTGCCCGTGAATTAAAAGGAATTCTGGAAAAAGTTGTTGAAGAAGGAACAGGCCGAAATGCTTATATTGAGGGATTTCGCATTGGCGGCAAGACAGGAACAGCGCAAAAAGTAGGGGGAGGAGGCTATCTTCCGGATAAATATGTAGCATCCTTTGTCGGATTTGCTCCCGCTGACCATCCGCAGGTGGCAATGCTGGTCATTATCGACGAGCCGGTGGGACTTTACTATGGTGGGCAGATTGCCGCTCCGGTTTTTGCGGCTGTAATGAAAGATGTATTGCCATATCTTAAAGTTGCGCCGCAAGCCTCCGCCAGCGACGGGTCTGAAAGCAAAGAAGCGCATATTGTCGTACCAAGCGTGATTAACCTGCCCGTAAGAGATGCAATACAGTCTTTGCAGAAGGCCGGACTTGCCTCCCGTATCGAAGAAGCAGGCGACCGTATAGCCGACCAAATTCCTAAACCAGGCAGCCGTGTACCAAAAAATTCAACAATTTTGCTATATACCCAAACTCCCCGGTATTTAGCAGGTGAAGTGACTGTTCCGGATTGTACCGGGAAGTCCCTGATAGAAGCTACTAATTTACTGGCCGAGCTTGGGCTCTCCATAAAGCCAAACGGATATGGACCGAAGGCGCTTCGGCAAGATCCCGCACCAGGCAGCAAGGCTGTCGTGGGATCGGTAGTGACCATTTACTTTGAATAG
- the ftsL gene encoding cell division protein FtsL, giving the protein MLVNKRQEWFVYEEQVAPPVETPRPRLKRRGKPKFLTVILIAAVMALLVTVQSAAIVQAGYDLVQMKAQLAKMEKENELLRLDVAKLKSPQRIQQIATSQLGMVVPEKVYCSANTTNTPEKAQGTTGSTVAGEIRNLFTVGRAEASKGR; this is encoded by the coding sequence ATGTTAGTGAATAAACGGCAAGAATGGTTTGTGTATGAAGAGCAAGTTGCCCCACCCGTTGAAACGCCCAGACCCCGGCTTAAGCGGCGGGGAAAGCCGAAATTCCTGACAGTAATATTAATTGCGGCGGTAATGGCGCTTCTCGTTACAGTACAAAGTGCGGCTATTGTACAGGCCGGTTACGATTTGGTGCAAATGAAAGCCCAACTGGCGAAAATGGAAAAAGAAAACGAGCTCCTGCGTTTAGATGTCGCCAAGCTAAAGTCGCCGCAACGTATTCAGCAGATTGCCACAAGCCAACTGGGCATGGTCGTGCCTGAGAAAGTTTATTGTTCGGCCAACACTACAAATACGCCGGAAAAAGCGCAGGGAACGACCGGAAGTACCGTAGCCGGTGAAATTCGGAATCTCTTTACAGTGGGCAGGGCGGAGGCGAGTAAGGGGCGCTAA